The Lagenorhynchus albirostris chromosome 6, mLagAlb1.1, whole genome shotgun sequence genome includes a window with the following:
- the PDCD1 gene encoding programmed cell death protein 1 has translation MGTPRALWPLVWAVLQLGWQPGWLLDAPSRPWSPLTFSPARLTVPEGANATFTCSFSSKPEHFVLNWYRMSPSNQTDKLAAFPEDRSQPGRDRRFHVTPLPGGRHFHMSIMAAQRNDSGVYFCGAIYLPPKTQINESRPAELTVTEGVLELPTERPSPPPRTEGQLQGLVARVTSVLLGALLLVLLTWVLAAVFLWATRGTLGDRRPVPSSLPKKEGSSTGPACTVDYGELDFQWREKTPEPPAPCVPEQTEYATIVFPGRPGSPSRRASADSPQGPRPLRTEDGHCSWPL, from the exons ATGGGGACCCCGCGGGCACTGTGGCCACTCGTCTGGGCCGTGCTGCAGCTGGGCTGGCAGCCAGGATGGCTCCTAG ATGCCCCCAGCAGGCCCTGGAGCCCCCTCACCTTCTCCCCGGCCCGGCTCACTGTGCCCGAGGGGGCGAACGCCACCTTCACCTGCAGCTTCTCCAGCAAGCCCGAGCACTTCGTCCTCAACTGGTACCGCATGAGCCCCAGCAACCAGACAGACAAGCTGGCCGCCTTCCCCGAGGACCGCAGCCAGCCTGGCCGGGACCGGCGCTTCCACGTCACGCCGCTGCCCGGCGGGCGACACTTCCACATGAGCATCATGGCCGCCCAGCGCAATGACAGCGGCGTCTACTTCTGTGGGGCCATCTACCTGCCCCCCAAGACGCAGATCAACGAGAGCCGGCCTGCGGAGCTCACAGTGACAG AGGGAGTCCTGGAGCTGCCCACAGAgcgccccagccccccacccaggaCCGAAGGCCAGTTACAGGGCCTGGTCGCCCGTGTCACAAGCGTCCTGCTGGGAGCTCTGCTGCTGGTGCTGCTGACCTGGGTCCTGGCAGCCGTCTTCCTCTGGGCCACTCGGGGTA CCCTCGGAGACCGACGACCCgtcccttcttctctccccaaGAAGGAGGGCTCCTCCACCGGGCCTGCGTGCACCGTGGACTACGGGGAGCTAGACTTCCAGTGGCGAGAGAAGACCCCGGAGCCCCCGGCCCCCTGTGTCCCGGAGCAGACCGAGTACGCCACCATCGTCTTCCCGGGCAGGCCGGGCTCCCCAAGCCGCAGGGCTTCCGCAGACAGCCCGCAGGGGCCCCGGCCACTGAGGACTGAGGACGGACACTGCTCCTGGCCCCTCTGA
- the NEU4 gene encoding LOW QUALITY PROTEIN: sialidase-4 (The sequence of the model RefSeq protein was modified relative to this genomic sequence to represent the inferred CDS: inserted 4 bases in 3 codons; deleted 1 base in 1 codon) has protein sequence GPGPAPAEHGALRVPAWTVLFQGERAGLTYRVPSLLPVPPGPTLLAFAEQRLSPDDAHAHRLMQRTGMLAGGSVRCGTTGVLGTAVLDEHRSRDPCPVHVARTASXLLFIAVRGRTREAAQIAAGENAAHLCGVTSRDAGRSWGGARDLTAEAVGGAEQDWATFAVGSSHGIRLCSGRLLVPAYMYRVDRRECFGEICGTGPHSFXRTWHHGGLVPNLRSGEGQLAVGDRGQAGGILYCSAWSPLGSHVQVLSVDEGASFLPGELVLALAGAAEGCQGSIVGFPAPPSSRPENEGCTMGTRNTLHPPHLCPGPQEPPEEEGAGDTRGGGGLGGTEGCGDGSGEPGAGPGLGGNRGTWTPELPVPXSALSQSPTWLLYSQPVGRRAQLHMGICLSRSPLDPHSCPEPWAIHEGPSGYSDLASIRPTPERALTFACLYASGTGVSYEEISFCMFSLQEVLGNVGAGTGHPSLGDKPLGRCWPS, from the exons GGTCCTGGGCCCGCGCCCGCAGAGCATGGGGCCCTGCGTGTCCCCGCGTGGACCGTGCTCTTCCAGGGCGAGAGGGCCGGCCTGACGTACCGCGTGCCCTCACTGCTGCCCGTGCCCCCCGGGCCCACCCTGCTGGCCTTCGCGGAGCAGCGGCTGAGCCCCGACGACGCCCACGCCCACCGCCTGATGCAGAGGACCGGCATGCTGGCTGGGGGCTCCGTGCGG TGCGGCACCACGGGCGTGCTGGGGACAGCGGTCCTGGACGAGCACCGCTCCAGGGACCCCTGCCCGGTGCACGTCGCGCGCACGGCCAG CTtactcttcatcgccgtgcgcggCCGCACCCGCGAGGCCGCGCAGATCGCTGCGGGCGAGAACGCCGCGCACCTCTGCGGCGTGACCAGCCGGGACGCGGGGCGCAGCTGGGGTGGCGCGCGGGACCTCACGGCGGAGGCGGTGGGCGGCGCCGAGCAGG aCTGGGCCACGTTTGCCGTCGGCTCCAGCCATGGCATCCGGCTGTGCTCGGGCCGCCTGCTGGTGCCGGCCTACATGTACCGCGTGGACCGGCGAGAGTGCTTTGGTGAGATCTGCGGGACCGGCCCCCACTCCT TCCGCACCTGGCACCACGGGGGCCTCGTGCCCAACCTGCGCTCGGGCGAGGGCCAGTTGGCGGTGGGGGACAGGGGGCAGGCTGGTGGCATCCTCTACTGCAGTGCCTGGAGCCCTCTGGGCAGCCACGTGCAGGTGCTCAGTGTAGACGAGGGCGCCTCCTTCCTGCCTGGGGAGCTGGTGCTCGCCCTGGCTGGGGCCGCCGAGGGCTGCCAGGGCAGCATTGTGGGCTTTCCGGCCCCGCCCTCCAGCAGGCCGGAGAATGAGGGGTGCACCATGGGTACCAGGAacaccctccaccctccacacctctgccctgggccccaggaaCCCCCAGAGGAA GAGGGTGCTGGAGATACCcgagggggcggggggctgggtgGGACGGAGGGATGTGGGGATGGCTCCGGTGAGCCCGGCGCAGGGCCTGGGCTTGGGGGGAACAGGGGGACCTGGACCCCCGAGCTCCCGGTCC CCTCGGCCTTGTCTCAGAGCCCCACATGGCTGCTGTATTCCCAGCCGGTGGGGCGCAGGGCACAGCTGCACATGGGCATCTGCCTGAGCCGGTCGCCCCTGGACCCCCACAGCTGCCCGGAGCCCTGGGCGATCCACGAGGGCCCCAGTGGCTACTCTGACCTGGCGTCCATCAGGCCCACCCCCGAGAGAGCCCTGACCTTCGCCTGTCTGTACGCGAGTGGGACTGGGGTCTCCTATGAGGAGATCTCCTTCTGCATGTTCTCCCTGCAGGAGGTCCTGGGGAACGTTGGGGCGGGCACTGGGCATCCCAGCCTTGGGGACAAGCCTCTGGGACGCTGCTGGCCCTCCTGA